In Armatimonadota bacterium, a single genomic region encodes these proteins:
- a CDS encoding acetyl-CoA carboxylase carboxyltransferase subunit alpha → MQLASRWLPFEQPLQELEQDLRRLEELERSITTRGLDKSAQAAKVKADIARLKQRIDQVSEQVFANLSPWDKVLMARHPNRPYTLDYIRLMFEDFVELHGDRRFGDDPAIVAGLAWLDGRQVAVIGHQKGRDVKERQFRNFGSARPEGYRKALRIMRFAEKFKRPVICFIDTPAAESRLEAEERGICESIARNLAQMSVLRTPIAVVVIGEGGSGGAIGIGVGDWVMMLEHSTYSVIPPEGCAAILDAFGRDSSRAPEAAQALRLSAQDARDLGIADEIIPEPLGGAHRDAAGTAERIQDAVVRVLDQLTGMATDNLLARRYAKFRDIGRFIQPPPEVRDDGNHT, encoded by the coding sequence ATGCAGCTTGCGAGCCGCTGGCTGCCGTTCGAGCAGCCGCTGCAAGAGCTGGAGCAGGACCTGCGCCGGCTGGAGGAGCTGGAGCGCTCCATCACCACCCGCGGGCTGGACAAGTCGGCGCAGGCGGCCAAGGTCAAGGCCGACATCGCGCGTCTCAAGCAGCGTATCGACCAGGTGTCGGAGCAGGTTTTCGCCAATCTCTCGCCGTGGGACAAGGTGCTGATGGCGCGCCATCCCAACCGCCCCTACACCCTCGATTACATCCGCCTCATGTTCGAGGATTTCGTCGAGCTGCACGGCGACCGGCGCTTCGGCGACGACCCCGCGATCGTGGCCGGCCTGGCGTGGCTCGACGGGCGGCAGGTGGCGGTGATCGGGCATCAGAAGGGGCGCGACGTCAAGGAGCGCCAGTTCCGCAATTTCGGCAGCGCCCGCCCCGAGGGCTACCGCAAGGCGCTGCGCATCATGCGCTTCGCCGAGAAGTTCAAGCGCCCGGTGATCTGCTTCATTGACACCCCGGCCGCGGAGTCGCGCCTAGAGGCGGAGGAACGCGGCATCTGCGAATCCATCGCCCGCAACTTGGCGCAGATGTCGGTGCTGCGGACGCCGATCGCGGTGGTGGTCATCGGCGAGGGGGGCAGCGGCGGCGCCATCGGCATCGGCGTCGGCGATTGGGTGATGATGCTGGAGCATTCGACCTACTCGGTGATTCCGCCCGAGGGGTGCGCCGCCATCCTCGATGCCTTCGGCCGCGACTCGTCGCGCGCGCCGGAAGCCGCCCAGGCGCTGCGCCTGAGCGCGCAGGACGCCCGCGACCTCGGCATCGCCGACGAGATCATCCCCGAACCCCTGGGCGGCGCCCATCGCGACGCCGCCGGCACCGCCGAGCGCATCCAGGACGCGGTCGTCCGCGTCCTGGATCAGTTGACGGGCATGGCGACCGACAACCTGCTCGCGCGCCGCTATGCCAAGTTCCGCGACATCGGCCGCTTCATCCAGCCGCCCCCCGAAGTGCGCGACGACGGTAACCACACATAG